Proteins found in one Planococcus citri chromosome 2, ihPlaCitr1.1, whole genome shotgun sequence genomic segment:
- the PIG-X gene encoding uncharacterized protein PIG-X, with amino-acid sequence MRGKMWFTFSVLFVVIQSICALVDVTIDQNLENAGFHRLLVTNITLYANLTSCNLLLEEKFPKHFYIADSELENINQFSEVNLKLSHKLNVETTASESVPFSAFIFLNKSQPVVTSTEFRTNYLYSIPLRVRYHDPKTEGGVREFKKPPVILYGRCPSGLSLPKGTVAKLLCDPYTSETCEWTTLSFTQKSLLPQILIPVGDTNHYPYVLVSTHISAYVGLFYLLCSLFIRS; translated from the exons ATGCGTGGAAAAATGTGGTTCACATTTTCAGTGCTATTCGTAGTGATTCAAAGTATTTGTGCTTTGGTAGATGTGACAATTgatcaaaacttggaaaatgcAGGTTTCCATAG ACTGTTAGTTACCAATATTACGCTTTACGCCAATTTGACATCTTGTAATCTGTTGCTAGAAGAAAAGTTTCCAAAACATTTTTACATTGCGGACAGCGAACTAGAAAATATTAACCAGTTTAGCGAA GTGAACTTGAAACTGAGTCACAAGCTCAATGTGGAAACAACAGCTTCGGAATCTGTCCCCTTTTCAGCTTTTATATTCCTGAATAAAAGTCAGCCAGTCGTAACGAGCACTGAATTTCGTACTAATTACTTGTACAGTATCCCATTACGAGTGAGATATCATGATCCTAAAACAGAAGGAGGTGTTAGAGAATTCAAAAAACCGCCGGTGATATTGTATGGTCGTTGTCCGTCAGGCCTAAGCCTACCAAAGGGTACCGTTGCCAAATTGTTGTGTGATCCTTACACTTCGGAGACGTGTGAATGGACTACGTTATCGTTTACTCAG aaaagtttACTACCTCAGATTTTGATTCCTGTTGGTGACACCAATCATTATCCTTACGTGCTCGTTTCCACCCACATATCGGCCTACGTAGGATTATTTTATCTACTCTGCAGCTTATTCATAAGAAGTTAA
- the MED19 gene encoding mediator of RNA polymerase II transcription subunit 19 isoform X2: MMMGDQYRSKTEPFSPKSSPRGSRSPIVPRQDSTGTLKTTISLGKNPSIVHSGPFYLMKEPPESALTGAKNLMAHHGLEHTYSKFSGKRLKESLSSFLPHLPGYIDTPGSQDNSSLRSVIEKPPVGGKDIIPLSNMLLSGFRLHPGQLPEQYRHENIMPQKKHKNKKKKNKYKSSEVVMQESSSDLGSLDAHEKKHKKQKRHDEDKERKKRKKEKKKKKQKHSPEHSMGSLTPNQHSNG; this comes from the exons atgatgatgGGTGATCAATATCGTAGTAAAACTGAACCATTTTCTCCAAAATCTTCTCCTCGAGGTTCAAGATCTCCAATAGTTCCTCGTCAGGATTCCACGGGAACATTAAAAACGACGATTTCTCTCGGAAAGAATCCTTCCATTGTACATAGCGGACCTTTCTACCTGATGAAAGAGCCACCAG AAAGCGCACTAACAGGCGCTAAAAACCTGATGGCTCATCATGGCCTTGAACATACTTATAGTAAATTTAGTGGAAAACGATTAAAAGAATCATTATCTTCGTTCCTACCCCATTTACCAGGATATATTGATACGCCTGGAAGCCAAGATAATAG TTCTCTAAGATCTGTCATAGAAAAACCTCCGGTTGGTGGGAAAGATATTATACCTTTAAGTAATATGCTATTAAGTGGATTTCGTCTTCATCCGGgacaa CTTCCCGAACAATATAGACACGAAAACATTATGCCAcagaaaaagcataaaaataaaaagaagaaaaataaatataaaagcAGTGAAGTTGTAATGCAAGAATCGTCTAGTGATCTCGGATCCTTAGATGCTCACGAAAAGAAGCATAAGAAGCAAAAGCGTCATGACGAAGATAAAGAACGAAAAAAGCGtaaaaaagagaagaagaagaaaaagcaaAAGCATAGTCCTGAACATAGTATGGGAAGTTTAACTCCAAATCAACATTCTAATGGTTGA
- the LOC135836504 gene encoding thioredoxin domain-containing protein, translating into MKLFSLISAIFVILCVISDIHSSGLEQMSDDDLLNLIRTENYVAVLFTKKDCEICDKHEDVLFQIREDLVDSLSAWVVKAVNSQLVRIYSPSKEPALVFFRHGIPLLYDGELNDELILHTLSENKEPCVRELHDENFEHLTQVSTGATTGDWFILFYSTDCIECQNLQARWESVCAKLKTRMNVARINKQTMGKVIGRRFGVSKVPSFIFFRHGKMYRYNSQKYDIDSLHSFPIETHKNARVEPVTPPKAPLEDMLLGILEFFRECPFLVKIISTIIGVFVIVSVAYKMNSRKEKKKKSTSKRSKNK; encoded by the exons atgaagcttttttcattaatttctgCCATATTTGTGATTTTATGTGTTATAAGTGATATCCATTCCAGTGGACTGGAACAAATGAGCGACGATGATTTATTAAACTTGATCCGGACTGAGAATTACGTCGCTGTGTTATTTA ctaaaaaagaTTGTGAAATCTGCGATAAACATGAAGATGTCCTGTTTCAAATTCGAGAAGACTTGGTGGATTCGCTCAGCGCTTGGGTAGTGAAAGCTGTAAACAGCCAGTTGGTTCGAATTTATAGTCCGTCCAAGGAGCCGGCTTTAGTTTTTTTCAGACACGGAATTCCCTTACTTTACGATG GTGAATTGAACGACGAATTAATTCTGCATACATTATCCGAAAACAAAGAACCTTGTGTTCGAGAGttacatgatgaaaattttgaacatctAACTCAGGTTTCTACGGGTGCAACTACCGGCGATTGGTTCATTTTATT TTATTCCACCGACTGCATAGAATGTCAAAATTTGCAAGCTAGGTGGGAATCGGTGTGTGCCAAATTGAAAACGAGAATGAATGTAGCTAGAATAAATAAACAAACCATGGGTAAAGTTATTGGAAGAAGATTCGGCGTATCGAAAGTGCCTTCATTCATATT tttcAGGCATGGGAAAATGTACAGAtataattcacaaaaatatgACATCGATTCTCTCCACTCGTTTCCAATTGAAACGCATAAAAACGCTCGTGTCGAACCAGTTACGCCGCCCAAAGCTCCGCT CGAGGATATGCTTCTTGGAATATTAGAATTTTTCCGAGAATGCCCATTTTTAGTGAAGATAATCTCCACTATAATCGGTGTCTTTGTTATTGTATCCGTGGCGTATAAAATGAATTCaagaaaagagaagaaaaagaagagtACAAGCAAAAGAAGTAAAAACAAATAA
- the Vha14-1 gene encoding V-type proton ATPase subunit F translates to MTMHSAVKGKLLAVIGDEDTCVGFLLGGIGEINKNRHPNFMVVDKNTAVSDIEDCFKRFVKRDDIDIILINQNVAEMIRHSIDAHTQPIPAILEIPSKDHPYDATKDSILRRAKGMFNPDDIH, encoded by the exons ATGACTATGCATTCTGCAGTAAAAGGCAAACTCCTGGCAGTGATCGGCGATGAG GACACTTGCGTTGGATTTCTGTTGGGTGGTATCGGAGAAATAAATAAGAACAGACATCCCAATTTCATGGTCGTGGACAAAA acacGGCAGTAAGCGATATCGAAGATTGCTTCAAACGCTTCGTCAAGAGGGATGACATCGATATCATATTAATCAATCAGAAT GTTGCTGAAATGATAAGACATAGCATTGATGCCCATACTCAGCCAATACCAGCAATATTAGAAATTCCGTCGAAAGATCATCCTTACGATGCTACAAAAGATTCTATATTGAGAAGAGCCAAG GGAATGTTCAATCCTGATGATATTCACTAA
- the MED19 gene encoding mediator of RNA polymerase II transcription subunit 19 isoform X1 has protein sequence MMMGDQYRSKTEPFSPKSSPRGSRSPIVPRQDSTGTLKTTISLGKNPSIVHSGPFYLMKEPPAESALTGAKNLMAHHGLEHTYSKFSGKRLKESLSSFLPHLPGYIDTPGSQDNSSLRSVIEKPPVGGKDIIPLSNMLLSGFRLHPGQLPEQYRHENIMPQKKHKNKKKKNKYKSSEVVMQESSSDLGSLDAHEKKHKKQKRHDEDKERKKRKKEKKKKKQKHSPEHSMGSLTPNQHSNG, from the exons atgatgatgGGTGATCAATATCGTAGTAAAACTGAACCATTTTCTCCAAAATCTTCTCCTCGAGGTTCAAGATCTCCAATAGTTCCTCGTCAGGATTCCACGGGAACATTAAAAACGACGATTTCTCTCGGAAAGAATCCTTCCATTGTACATAGCGGACCTTTCTACCTGATGAAAGAGCCACCAG CAGAAAGCGCACTAACAGGCGCTAAAAACCTGATGGCTCATCATGGCCTTGAACATACTTATAGTAAATTTAGTGGAAAACGATTAAAAGAATCATTATCTTCGTTCCTACCCCATTTACCAGGATATATTGATACGCCTGGAAGCCAAGATAATAG TTCTCTAAGATCTGTCATAGAAAAACCTCCGGTTGGTGGGAAAGATATTATACCTTTAAGTAATATGCTATTAAGTGGATTTCGTCTTCATCCGGgacaa CTTCCCGAACAATATAGACACGAAAACATTATGCCAcagaaaaagcataaaaataaaaagaagaaaaataaatataaaagcAGTGAAGTTGTAATGCAAGAATCGTCTAGTGATCTCGGATCCTTAGATGCTCACGAAAAGAAGCATAAGAAGCAAAAGCGTCATGACGAAGATAAAGAACGAAAAAAGCGtaaaaaagagaagaagaagaaaaagcaaAAGCATAGTCCTGAACATAGTATGGGAAGTTTAACTCCAAATCAACATTCTAATGGTTGA